The following are encoded in a window of Candidatus Nanopelagicales bacterium genomic DNA:
- a CDS encoding FAD/NAD(P)-binding oxidoreductase, which translates to MARTVILGAGIAGHTAALHLRRMLGKEHEVVVVAPNSKWNWIPSNIWVGVGQMSVKQVTFPLAPIYKRKNIEFHQALGIELHPEGSPAQSHPHVTVRYTDPAREGQEANLEYDFLINATGPKLNFGATPGLGPDGYTWSVCTAGHATETAKAFDEVIDKLKAGQHQTLLIGMGHGTCTCQGAAFEYTFNVEHELVKEGVRDKAEVIYITNEAQLGDFGMDGMNFGHKDQIIPSQTFTESLFHERGVKAIMSAHIEKVEPGVAHYEQIDGTKSEQSFDFAMLLPPFRGVDMKAFDANNNDITAEVFAPSGFMKVDADYTAKPYEEWKASDWPKTYQSVKYDNVWAAGIAFAPPHQMSRPRTTPNGTVIAPAPPRTGMPSGVIGRAVAQSIAERIKHGAEGKVHTASMADMGAACIASAGKGWRTGTAAAMTVFPIIPDKEKYGEMGRDTKETYGEIGLSAHWMKVMLHYLFIYKAKARPFWYLIPE; encoded by the coding sequence ATGGCAAGAACCGTGATTTTGGGCGCTGGGATCGCTGGTCACACCGCCGCGCTGCACCTTCGTCGGATGCTGGGTAAGGAACACGAAGTCGTAGTGGTCGCCCCCAACTCGAAGTGGAACTGGATCCCTTCAAATATTTGGGTTGGCGTCGGGCAGATGAGCGTCAAGCAAGTCACGTTCCCTCTTGCACCTATTTATAAGCGAAAAAACATTGAGTTCCACCAAGCACTTGGGATCGAGCTTCATCCCGAAGGCTCGCCTGCCCAATCGCACCCACACGTCACGGTGCGTTACACCGATCCAGCACGCGAAGGTCAAGAAGCCAATCTCGAATATGACTTTCTCATCAATGCCACCGGACCAAAACTGAACTTTGGCGCAACCCCGGGGTTGGGACCCGATGGTTACACCTGGTCAGTGTGCACCGCAGGCCACGCGACTGAAACTGCGAAAGCCTTTGATGAAGTCATCGACAAACTTAAAGCCGGTCAACACCAAACACTCTTGATCGGTATGGGGCATGGCACGTGTACATGTCAGGGCGCCGCGTTTGAGTACACCTTCAATGTTGAGCATGAACTTGTGAAAGAAGGCGTTCGCGACAAGGCCGAGGTCATCTACATCACCAACGAAGCACAGCTTGGTGACTTCGGAATGGATGGGATGAATTTCGGCCATAAAGACCAAATTATTCCGAGCCAGACGTTCACTGAATCGCTCTTTCATGAACGTGGCGTCAAAGCAATCATGTCTGCGCACATTGAAAAAGTTGAACCTGGTGTTGCGCATTACGAGCAAATAGATGGCACTAAATCCGAGCAGTCCTTTGACTTCGCAATGTTGCTTCCACCCTTTCGTGGCGTCGACATGAAGGCCTTTGATGCCAACAACAATGACATCACTGCTGAGGTTTTTGCGCCGAGTGGTTTCATGAAAGTTGATGCCGACTACACCGCTAAACCGTACGAAGAGTGGAAAGCAAGTGACTGGCCCAAGACCTACCAGTCAGTGAAATATGACAACGTTTGGGCAGCTGGCATCGCATTCGCTCCCCCACATCAGATGTCACGCCCCCGAACCACTCCAAATGGCACGGTGATCGCACCGGCACCACCGCGCACCGGCATGCCATCAGGCGTCATTGGTCGAGCCGTTGCGCAAAGCATTGCCGAACGCATCAAGCACGGAGCCGAAGGCAAGGTTCACACTGCATCAATGGCAGACATGGGTGCGGCCTGTATCGCTTCTGCAGGTAAAGGTTGGCGCACGGGAACCGCTGCAGCGATGACGGTATTCCCGATCATTCCTGACAAAGAAAAGTACGGCGAGATGGGTCGAGATACCAAGGAGACCTACGGCGAAATTGGTTTGAGCGCGCACTGGATGAAAGTGATGTTGCATTACCTCTTCATCTACAAAGCAAAAGCTCGCCCGTTTTGGTACTTAATCCCCGAATAG
- the truA gene encoding tRNA pseudouridine(38-40) synthase TruA: MRIDFSYDGAGFFGYGVQKDLRTVQGEILRVFNYLTHSKVEIFVAGRTDAGVHARGQVIHVDLSPEHVARLEDPARLNRALPEDIRIHSIQEAPYGFDARFSALWRRYSYRVCDVSDEMNPLTRHQTLFHYKRLDIDAMNQAAQGLMGLQDFTAYCRPRDASTSVREVEKLEWHREGAICVMTVQADAFCHSMVRSLVGAMIPVGDGRRSVDWPAMILASKDRTLSPEVMPAHPLVLEEVGYPEADQMMARQLITRTKRNPDQG, from the coding sequence TTGCGCATTGATTTTTCATATGACGGTGCAGGGTTTTTTGGCTATGGAGTTCAAAAGGATTTGCGCACGGTTCAAGGCGAAATCCTGCGCGTCTTTAATTACCTGACGCATTCAAAGGTTGAAATCTTTGTTGCAGGCCGCACTGATGCTGGAGTCCATGCACGCGGTCAAGTCATTCATGTCGACTTAAGTCCAGAACATGTTGCGCGCCTTGAAGATCCTGCGCGATTAAATCGCGCGCTCCCTGAAGATATTCGCATCCACTCAATTCAAGAAGCGCCTTACGGCTTTGATGCACGCTTTTCAGCGTTATGGCGCAGGTATTCCTATCGCGTGTGCGATGTGTCAGATGAAATGAATCCTTTGACGCGTCATCAAACGTTATTCCACTACAAGCGGCTTGATATTGATGCAATGAATCAAGCAGCGCAAGGGTTAATGGGCTTACAAGATTTCACTGCCTATTGCCGCCCACGCGATGCATCAACATCAGTGCGCGAGGTAGAAAAGCTCGAGTGGCATCGCGAAGGTGCAATCTGCGTGATGACTGTGCAGGCGGATGCGTTTTGTCATTCAATGGTGCGCAGCCTGGTAGGCGCCATGATCCCGGTGGGAGATGGGCGCAGGTCAGTTGATTGGCCAGCGATGATTTTGGCTTCAAAAGACCGCACGTTGAGCCCTGAAGTGATGCCGGCGCACCCCTTGGTGCTAGAAGAAGTGGGCTACCCCGAAGCCGACCAGATGATGGCCCGCCAGCTCATCACCCGCACCAAACGCAACCCTGATCAGGGCTAA
- the rpsM gene encoding 30S ribosomal protein S13 — translation MARLVGVDLPREKRMAIALTYIYGIGRSQASAALTATGIDPEMKSKDLTDDQTLALRDWIDQNLKVEGDLRREVAADIRRKVEIGCYQGLRHRKGLPVRGQRTHTNARTRKGPRKTVAGKKKAAK, via the coding sequence ATGGCACGTCTTGTTGGTGTCGATCTGCCGCGCGAAAAGCGCATGGCAATCGCACTTACCTATATCTATGGCATTGGCCGCTCACAGGCCTCCGCTGCCCTCACCGCCACGGGCATTGATCCAGAAATGAAGTCCAAGGACCTCACCGACGATCAGACTCTTGCTCTGCGCGATTGGATCGATCAGAACCTCAAGGTTGAAGGCGATCTTCGCCGCGAGGTTGCAGCTGACATTCGCCGCAAGGTGGAAATTGGTTGCTACCAGGGTCTTCGCCACCGTAAGGGCCTTCCGGTCCGCGGCCAGCGCACCCATACCAACGCGCGTACTCGTAAGGGTCCTCGTAAGACCGTCGCTGGCAAGAAGAAGGCCGCGAAGTAA
- the rplO gene encoding 50S ribosomal protein L15, which produces MALKVHHLRPAPGAKTERTRKGRGEASKGKTAGRGTKGTKARYQVPARFEGGQMPLHMRLPKLKGFKNPNKVEFQVVNVAMLAKLFPTGGDVTVDDLVAKGAVRKGHPVKVLGQGDIAVAIKVSADAFSSVARDKIVAAGGTVTES; this is translated from the coding sequence ATGGCACTCAAGGTCCATCACTTACGTCCAGCTCCGGGCGCTAAGACCGAGCGCACCCGCAAGGGTCGCGGTGAAGCCTCAAAGGGTAAAACCGCTGGTCGTGGCACCAAGGGCACCAAGGCTCGTTACCAGGTTCCTGCTCGCTTCGAAGGCGGCCAGATGCCATTGCATATGCGCCTTCCAAAGCTCAAGGGTTTCAAGAACCCAAATAAGGTTGAGTTCCAGGTTGTCAACGTTGCAATGTTGGCCAAGCTCTTCCCAACGGGTGGCGACGTCACCGTTGATGATCTGGTAGCCAAGGGCGCTGTCCGTAAGGGACACCCAGTTAAGGTTCTCGGACAAGGCGATATTGCAGTAGCCATCAAGGTCAGCGCAGATGCGTTTTCCTCCGTTGCGCGCGACAAGATCGTCGCCGCAGGTGGGACCGTCACCGAAAGCTAA
- the secY gene encoding preprotein translocase subunit SecY, protein MHISAFGAALRTPDLRAKILFTLGLLAIYRLGSVVPTPGVDYSAVQRCIDVVQGNSVYALINLFSGGALLQLSIFALGIMPYITASIIIQLMTVVIPRLETLKKDGQAGQAKITQYTRYLTIALAVLQSTAILSLARTPGALFSGCNENIVPNQGIWIILVMVLAMTAGTAVIMWFGELITERGVGNGMSILIFTSIIATVPSQFASVWGSKGAFTFAITIGIGVLVMALVVFVEQAQRRIPVQYAKRMVGRKMYGGTSTYIPLKVNMAGVIPVIFASSLLFIPTLFVQLTGSTAGWAQWIQQNFGSGSGSIYLLTYFLLIVFFCYFYVSITFNPVEVADDMKKYGGFIPGIRAGKPTADYLDYVLTRLTAPGSLYLGIIAVLPVFAFGYLGVSSQFIFGGTSLLIMVGVGLDTVKQIEAQLQQRNYEGFLR, encoded by the coding sequence GTGCACATCAGTGCGTTCGGGGCTGCCCTGCGTACACCGGATCTTCGAGCGAAGATTCTGTTCACCCTTGGTCTTCTCGCGATCTATCGCTTGGGCTCGGTTGTACCGACTCCCGGTGTTGATTACTCGGCAGTTCAACGCTGTATTGACGTTGTTCAGGGAAACTCGGTTTACGCGCTGATCAACCTCTTCAGTGGCGGCGCATTGCTGCAACTGTCCATTTTTGCGCTCGGCATCATGCCGTACATCACCGCAAGCATCATCATTCAGTTGATGACCGTGGTGATTCCGCGTCTTGAAACCTTGAAAAAAGACGGTCAAGCCGGCCAAGCAAAGATCACCCAGTACACGCGCTATTTAACGATTGCGCTTGCGGTGTTGCAGTCGACGGCGATTCTGTCGCTCGCTCGCACTCCTGGAGCACTCTTCAGTGGGTGTAATGAAAACATTGTGCCAAACCAAGGCATCTGGATCATTCTTGTCATGGTGTTGGCGATGACTGCTGGTACGGCCGTGATCATGTGGTTCGGCGAACTTATTACCGAGCGTGGCGTTGGCAACGGTATGTCGATCCTGATTTTCACCTCGATCATTGCCACTGTTCCCTCACAGTTCGCATCGGTGTGGGGCAGCAAGGGAGCGTTCACCTTCGCGATCACGATCGGCATTGGTGTGCTGGTGATGGCACTGGTCGTATTTGTTGAGCAAGCGCAACGACGCATACCGGTGCAGTACGCCAAGCGCATGGTCGGTCGAAAGATGTATGGCGGCACCTCCACATACATTCCATTGAAGGTGAACATGGCTGGTGTTATTCCAGTGATCTTCGCTTCTTCCTTGCTCTTTATTCCGACCTTGTTTGTGCAACTCACGGGCAGCACGGCAGGTTGGGCACAATGGATCCAGCAAAACTTCGGAAGCGGTAGCGGATCGATTTACCTGCTGACCTACTTCTTGCTGATTGTGTTCTTCTGTTATTTCTATGTGTCAATCACCTTCAACCCCGTTGAAGTTGCCGACGACATGAAGAAATACGGTGGCTTTATTCCAGGTATTCGGGCAGGCAAACCCACTGCGGATTACTTGGACTACGTCCTGACTCGTTTGACTGCACCTGGCTCGCTTTATCTGGGCATCATTGCGGTGCTCCCAGTGTTCGCCTTTGGTTACCTTGGCGTCTCGAGTCAGTTCATCTTCGGCGGTACGAGCTTGCTGATCATGGTGGGCGTTGGTTTGGACACGGTGAAGCAGATCGAAGCTCAGCTTCAGCAACGTAATTACGAAGGTTTCCTTCGCTAG
- the infA gene encoding translation initiation factor IF-1: MGKKDGAIELEGTIMESLPNAMFRVELDNGHKVLAHISGKMRMHYIRILPDDRVVVELSPYDLTRGRIVYRYK, encoded by the coding sequence ATGGGTAAAAAAGACGGAGCGATCGAGCTTGAGGGCACGATCATGGAGTCTTTGCCTAATGCGATGTTTCGCGTGGAGTTGGACAACGGTCACAAAGTTCTTGCGCATATCAGCGGCAAGATGCGAATGCACTACATCCGCATCCTGCCTGATGACCGCGTAGTTGTTGAACTTTCACCGTATGACCTCACCCGCGGCCGCATTGTCTATCGCTACAAATAA
- the rpmD gene encoding 50S ribosomal protein L30, whose amino-acid sequence MARLKVTQKKSEIGGTATQRNTLRSLGLKRINDTVVKEDRPEIRGMVNTVQHLVVVEEVE is encoded by the coding sequence ATGGCACGGTTAAAGGTGACTCAGAAGAAGTCTGAAATTGGTGGCACTGCTACCCAGCGCAACACGTTGCGTTCATTGGGTTTGAAGCGCATCAATGACACTGTGGTCAAAGAAGACCGCCCAGAAATCCGCGGCATGGTGAACACCGTGCAGCATCTCGTCGTTGTTGAAGAGGTTGAGTAA
- a CDS encoding adenylate kinase, translated as MRLVLMGPPGAGKGTQAVGLAARLGIPHISTGDIFRANVTEGTPLGIEAKRYMDAGEYVPDGVTNAMVRDRLSQDDCRPGFLLDGYPRTLEQVGELDEMLKSDGLAIDRAVELTVDVDEVVTRLVKRAQEQGRADDTEDVIRRRLEVYAEQTAPLTAVYEARDILVRVDGMGAVDEVTARLLLALGA; from the coding sequence ATGCGTTTAGTACTTATGGGACCGCCAGGGGCTGGCAAAGGCACTCAAGCTGTTGGGCTCGCTGCCCGATTGGGGATCCCTCACATCTCAACGGGCGACATCTTTCGCGCCAATGTCACCGAAGGCACTCCGCTGGGCATTGAAGCCAAGCGCTACATGGATGCCGGCGAATACGTTCCTGATGGCGTCACCAATGCCATGGTGCGCGACCGCCTCAGTCAAGACGATTGCCGTCCTGGCTTTTTGCTCGACGGTTACCCACGCACCCTTGAGCAGGTCGGTGAACTCGACGAAATGTTGAAGTCAGATGGCTTGGCTATTGATCGCGCCGTTGAACTGACTGTTGATGTCGACGAGGTTGTAACTCGTTTAGTGAAACGTGCGCAAGAACAAGGCCGAGCAGATGACACCGAAGATGTCATTCGCCGTCGCCTTGAGGTGTACGCAGAGCAGACAGCTCCACTGACTGCGGTGTACGAAGCACGTGACATCTTGGTGCGTGTTGACGGTATGGGTGCAGTCGATGAAGTCACTGCACGGCTTCTTCTTGCACTTGGTGCATAG
- a CDS encoding DNA-directed RNA polymerase subunit alpha yields the protein MLISQRPVLTEEPISEFRSRFVLEPLEPGFGYTLGNSLRRTLLSSIPGAAVTSIRVDGVLHEFTTIPGVKEDVTELILNIKQLVVSSEHDEPVVMYLRKQGPGAVTAADIQPPAGVEVHNPGLHIAELNDKGKLEIELVVERGRGYVSATLNKQAGQEIGRIPVDSIYSPVLKVTYKVEATRVEQRTDFDKLVIDVETKHSIRPADAVASAGKTLVELFGLARELNVDAEGIDIGPSPTDTFVAEQLSTPIEQLDMTVRSYNCLKREGIHTVGELITRSEADLLDIRNFGAKSIDEVKVKLVSLGLALKDSPPGFDPSAFANYDDDEDLDDDLAFAEDEQL from the coding sequence GTGCTCATTAGCCAGCGTCCAGTGCTCACCGAAGAGCCAATTAGCGAGTTCCGCTCGCGTTTTGTGCTTGAGCCACTCGAGCCAGGTTTCGGTTACACCCTTGGTAACTCACTTCGCCGCACCCTGCTTTCATCAATCCCAGGTGCAGCAGTAACCAGCATCCGCGTTGATGGCGTGTTGCATGAGTTCACCACAATCCCAGGTGTCAAAGAAGACGTCACCGAGTTGATCTTGAACATCAAGCAGCTCGTTGTTTCATCAGAACACGATGAGCCAGTTGTTATGTACTTGCGCAAGCAAGGTCCAGGTGCCGTTACTGCAGCTGACATTCAGCCACCAGCAGGTGTTGAAGTACATAACCCAGGTCTGCACATTGCAGAGCTCAACGACAAGGGCAAGCTTGAGATTGAACTCGTTGTCGAGCGTGGCCGCGGCTACGTATCAGCAACGTTGAACAAGCAAGCTGGTCAGGAAATCGGTCGCATTCCTGTTGACTCGATCTACTCACCAGTACTCAAGGTCACCTACAAGGTTGAAGCTACTCGTGTTGAGCAGCGCACCGACTTTGACAAGCTCGTGATCGATGTCGAGACCAAGCATTCAATTCGCCCAGCAGATGCAGTTGCATCAGCAGGTAAGACCTTGGTTGAACTCTTCGGTTTGGCTCGTGAGCTCAACGTTGATGCTGAAGGCATTGACATTGGCCCATCACCAACAGACACCTTTGTTGCTGAGCAGCTTTCGACTCCAATTGAGCAGCTTGATATGACCGTTCGTTCATACAACTGCTTGAAGCGCGAAGGCATCCACACCGTTGGTGAACTCATCACCCGCAGCGAGGCTGATTTGCTCGACATCCGTAACTTTGGCGCAAAGTCAATCGACGAAGTCAAGGTCAAGCTTGTGAGCTTGGGCTTGGCACTTAAGGACAGCCCTCCAGGGTTCGATCCATCAGCATTTGCTAACTACGACGACGATGAAGATCTTGATGACGACTTGGCATTTGCCGAGGACGAACAGCTCTAA
- the rpsE gene encoding 30S ribosomal protein S5: MAATQRREGGAGERKDRKERAPREEKSAFVERVVAINRVAKVVKGGRRFSFTALVVVGDGNGMVGVGYGKAKEVPAAIAKGVEEAKKHFFKVPRIQGTIPHPITGEAAAGVVMLRPAAPGTGVIAGGPVRAVLECAGVHDILSKSMGSDNAINIVHATIAALKGLESPAQVAARRGLPLEDVAPARLLRAMAAGTES; this comes from the coding sequence ATGGCAGCAACCCAGCGACGCGAAGGCGGAGCAGGCGAGCGCAAGGATCGCAAGGAGCGCGCTCCTCGCGAAGAGAAGTCCGCATTCGTTGAGCGTGTGGTCGCGATTAACCGCGTGGCCAAGGTCGTAAAGGGCGGTCGTCGCTTTAGCTTCACCGCACTTGTGGTTGTCGGCGACGGCAACGGCATGGTTGGCGTGGGCTACGGCAAGGCGAAGGAAGTACCTGCAGCGATTGCAAAGGGCGTTGAAGAAGCCAAGAAGCATTTCTTCAAGGTTCCTCGCATCCAGGGCACGATTCCTCACCCAATCACAGGTGAAGCAGCCGCAGGCGTAGTCATGCTGCGCCCAGCTGCTCCTGGTACCGGTGTTATTGCTGGTGGCCCAGTTCGCGCCGTATTGGAATGCGCAGGAGTGCACGACATCCTGAGCAAGTCAATGGGATCAGACAACGCCATCAACATCGTGCATGCCACGATTGCTGCATTGAAGGGCTTGGAATCACCAGCTCAGGTTGCAGCTCGTCGCGGTTTGCCTCTTGAAGACGTCGCGCCAGCTCGTTTGCTGCGCGCTATGGCAGCAGGGACGGAAAGCTAA
- the rplR gene encoding 50S ribosomal protein L18: protein MSKYGVKLGKGNKNVIGRKRRHIRVRKKVSGTAERPRLVVTRSARHLVAQVVDDTQGLTLASASTMEADLRVDAVDKSAKARKVGQLVADRAKKAGIDAVVFDRGGNKYHGRVAALAEGAREGGLDF from the coding sequence GTGAGCAAGTACGGTGTCAAGCTTGGCAAGGGCAACAAAAATGTCATTGGCCGCAAGCGTCGCCACATCCGCGTACGCAAGAAGGTTTCAGGTACTGCCGAGCGTCCACGCTTGGTTGTAACCCGATCAGCACGCCACCTCGTGGCTCAGGTTGTCGACGACACCCAGGGTTTGACGTTGGCATCAGCCTCAACGATGGAAGCCGACCTTCGTGTCGACGCCGTCGACAAGAGCGCAAAGGCACGCAAGGTTGGCCAGCTGGTCGCCGATCGCGCCAAGAAGGCCGGCATCGACGCAGTTGTGTTTGACCGCGGCGGTAACAAGTACCACGGTCGTGTGGCCGCTCTCGCTGAGGGCGCCCGCGAAGGTGGACTGGACTTCTAA
- the map gene encoding type I methionyl aminopeptidase produces the protein MVFHKKEKIQLKSPEQILLMRAAGLVVANALQAVEAAVAPGVTTKELDAIAHEVIRSSNATPSFLGYHGYPAAICSSINEEVVHGIPSDRQLIDGDIISIDCGAIVNGWHGDAAISVMVGNAKPDVMKLSKVTEQSLWAGLGQARAGNRLSDIGHAVETVVRAAGNYGILEDYVGHGIGTSMHMQPPIPNYGTAGRGPVLKVGMVLAIEPMVTIGSPEVEVLQDGWTVVTEDRSWASHWEHTVAITQEGPWVLTALDEVRL, from the coding sequence GTGGTCTTTCACAAGAAAGAAAAAATTCAGCTCAAATCACCTGAGCAAATTTTGCTCATGCGTGCAGCCGGCTTGGTTGTTGCCAACGCGTTGCAGGCAGTTGAAGCAGCTGTAGCGCCGGGCGTCACGACAAAAGAACTCGATGCAATTGCCCATGAAGTTATTCGTTCCTCAAATGCAACGCCTTCGTTCTTGGGTTATCACGGTTACCCCGCTGCTATCTGTTCGTCAATTAACGAAGAAGTGGTGCATGGCATTCCTAGTGATCGCCAACTGATTGACGGCGACATCATTTCGATCGACTGCGGTGCAATTGTCAATGGTTGGCATGGGGATGCAGCGATCAGTGTGATGGTAGGCAATGCAAAGCCTGATGTGATGAAGCTTTCTAAAGTAACTGAACAGTCATTGTGGGCTGGCCTTGGTCAAGCGCGTGCTGGAAATCGGCTTTCTGATATCGGCCATGCTGTTGAAACTGTTGTAAGAGCCGCTGGAAACTACGGAATTCTGGAAGATTACGTTGGCCATGGCATCGGTACATCAATGCACATGCAGCCACCGATTCCTAACTATGGAACTGCAGGCCGCGGTCCAGTGTTGAAAGTTGGCATGGTGTTAGCAATTGAACCAATGGTCACCATTGGTTCGCCAGAGGTTGAAGTGCTTCAAGACGGTTGGACGGTTGTCACTGAGGACCGTTCCTGGGCTTCCCATTGGGAACACACGGTTGCAATTACGCAAGAAGGTCCGTGGGTGCTCACTGCACTCGATGAAGTTCGTCTCTAG
- the rpmJ gene encoding 50S ribosomal protein L36 yields MKVNPSVKPICDKCKVIRRHGRVMVICENTRHKQRQG; encoded by the coding sequence ATGAAGGTGAACCCAAGCGTCAAGCCGATCTGCGATAAGTGCAAGGTCATTCGTCGCCATGGCCGCGTCATGGTGATCTGCGAGAACACTCGCCACAAGCAGCGTCAGGGCTAA
- the rplM gene encoding 50S ribosomal protein L13, whose protein sequence is MRTYSPKAGEVTRTWHVIDASDVVLGRLATHAADLLRGKHKTTYAPHMDQGDFVIIINADKVALTGQKREQKKAYHHSGYPGGMKSTSYTDLLANDSRKAVEKAVKGMIPHNKIGKQQLTKLKVYGGPDHPHAAQAPQPFVITQIAQ, encoded by the coding sequence GTGCGCACGTACAGCCCAAAGGCCGGTGAGGTAACTCGCACCTGGCACGTTATTGACGCTTCCGATGTCGTTCTCGGACGCCTTGCAACGCATGCAGCAGATTTGCTACGCGGCAAGCACAAGACCACATATGCACCGCATATGGACCAAGGTGACTTCGTCATCATCATCAACGCTGACAAGGTCGCGTTGACGGGTCAAAAGCGTGAGCAGAAGAAGGCGTATCACCACTCCGGTTACCCAGGCGGCATGAAGTCGACCTCGTACACCGACTTACTTGCTAATGATTCACGCAAGGCTGTTGAAAAGGCTGTGAAGGGCATGATCCCTCACAACAAGATCGGCAAGCAGCAGCTCACGAAGCTAAAGGTGTACGGCGGACCCGATCACCCACATGCTGCGCAGGCTCCACAGCCATTTGTGATCACCCAGATCGCTCAGTAG
- the rpsK gene encoding 30S ribosomal protein S11, producing the protein MAPKAGQKGAAKKIRRKEKKNVAHGHAHIKSTFNNTIVSITDPTGAVIAWSSAGQVGFKGSRKSTPFAAQLAAESAARRAMEHGMRKVDVFVKGPGSGRETAIRSLQATGLEVGSIADVTPAPHNGTRPPKRRRV; encoded by the coding sequence ATGGCACCCAAGGCAGGACAGAAGGGCGCGGCGAAGAAGATTCGCCGCAAGGAGAAGAAGAACGTGGCCCACGGCCATGCTCACATCAAGAGCACGTTCAATAACACGATCGTCTCGATCACTGACCCAACAGGCGCAGTCATTGCATGGTCAAGCGCTGGCCAGGTTGGTTTCAAGGGTTCACGTAAGAGCACCCCATTCGCCGCACAGCTCGCAGCAGAATCTGCAGCACGTCGCGCAATGGAACACGGCATGCGCAAGGTTGACGTGTTCGTTAAGGGTCCAGGCTCAGGCCGCGAAACCGCTATCCGTTCGTTGCAGGCAACTGGTCTTGAAGTTGGTTCAATCGCCGACGTCACCCCAGCGCCTCACAACGGCACCCGTCCACCAAAGCGTCGTCGCGTTTAA
- the rpsD gene encoding 30S ribosomal protein S4, whose protein sequence is MARYTAADCKRCRREKMKLFLKGAKCESPACPFEKRPYPPGQHGRGRSKDSEYLLQLREKQKATRMYGVLEKQFSNYFVEAARQSGKTGENLLVILETRLDNVVFRAGFAKSRDMARQLVTHGHFLVNGKKVNIPSFRVSAADIVEVAPASRELTPFVIAHAEIGDRPVPAWLEVIPSKMRILVHALPSRAIIDTPVTEQLIVELYSK, encoded by the coding sequence ATGGCGCGTTATACAGCTGCCGATTGCAAGCGGTGCCGTCGCGAGAAGATGAAGTTGTTCCTTAAGGGAGCTAAGTGCGAGTCACCAGCTTGCCCATTCGAAAAGCGTCCTTACCCACCAGGCCAACACGGTCGCGGTCGCTCAAAGGATTCTGAGTACCTGCTCCAGTTGCGCGAAAAGCAAAAGGCAACCCGTATGTACGGTGTGCTTGAGAAGCAGTTCTCGAACTACTTCGTTGAAGCTGCTCGCCAATCAGGTAAGACCGGTGAAAACCTGCTCGTCATTCTCGAGACTCGCCTTGACAACGTGGTGTTCCGCGCTGGCTTTGCAAAGTCCCGTGACATGGCACGCCAGTTGGTAACCCACGGTCACTTCCTCGTGAACGGCAAGAAGGTCAACATTCCTTCCTTCCGCGTCAGTGCTGCTGACATCGTTGAGGTTGCACCTGCATCACGCGAACTGACGCCATTTGTGATTGCACATGCAGAGATCGGTGATCGCCCAGTGCCAGCATGGCTCGAAGTGATCCCATCAAAGATGCGCATCCTCGTGCACGCACTTCCATCGCGCGCAATCATCGACACCCCTGTTACCGAACAGCTGATCGTCGAGCTCTACTCCAAGTAA